The proteins below come from a single Leopardus geoffroyi isolate Oge1 chromosome D3, O.geoffroyi_Oge1_pat1.0, whole genome shotgun sequence genomic window:
- the VPS29 gene encoding vacuolar protein sorting-associated protein 29 isoform X2: protein MLVLVLGDLHIPHRCNSLPAKFKKLLVPGKIQHILCTGNLCTKESYDYLKTLAGDVHIVRGDFDENLNYPEQKVVTVGQFKIGLIHGHQVIPWGDMASLALLQRQFDVDILISGHTHKFEAFEHENKFYINPGSATGAYNALETNIIPSFVLMDIQASTVVTYVYQLIGDDVKVERIEYKKS from the exons TTGGTGTTGGTATTAGGAGACCTGCACATCCCACACCGGTGCAACAGTTTGCCGGCTAAATTCAAAAAACTGCTGGTGCCAGGAAAGATTCAGCACATTCTCTGTACTGGAAACCTTTGCACCAAAGAGAGTTATGACTATCTCAAGACTCTGGCCGGTGATGTTCATATTGTGAGAGGAGACTTCGATGAG AATCTGAATTATCCAGAACAGAAAGTTGTGACTGTTGGGCAGTTCAAAATTGGTTTGATCCATGGGCATCAAGTTATTCCTTGGGGAGACATGGCCAGCTTAGCCCTGTTGCAGAGGCAGTTTGATGTGGACATTCTTATCtcgggacacacacacaaatttgaaGCATTTgagcatgaaaataaattttacattaatcCAGGTTCTGCCACTGGAGCATATAATGCCTTGGAAAC aaacattATTCCTTCATTTGTGTTGATGGATATCCAGGCTTCTACAGTTGTCACTTATGTGTATCAGCTAATTGGAGATGATGTGAAAGTAGAACGAATTGAAtacaaaaaatcttaa
- the VPS29 gene encoding vacuolar protein sorting-associated protein 29 isoform X1 — protein MAGHRLVLVLGDLHIPHRCNSLPAKFKKLLVPGKIQHILCTGNLCTKESYDYLKTLAGDVHIVRGDFDENLNYPEQKVVTVGQFKIGLIHGHQVIPWGDMASLALLQRQFDVDILISGHTHKFEAFEHENKFYINPGSATGAYNALETNIIPSFVLMDIQASTVVTYVYQLIGDDVKVERIEYKKS, from the exons TTGGTGTTGGTATTAGGAGACCTGCACATCCCACACCGGTGCAACAGTTTGCCGGCTAAATTCAAAAAACTGCTGGTGCCAGGAAAGATTCAGCACATTCTCTGTACTGGAAACCTTTGCACCAAAGAGAGTTATGACTATCTCAAGACTCTGGCCGGTGATGTTCATATTGTGAGAGGAGACTTCGATGAG AATCTGAATTATCCAGAACAGAAAGTTGTGACTGTTGGGCAGTTCAAAATTGGTTTGATCCATGGGCATCAAGTTATTCCTTGGGGAGACATGGCCAGCTTAGCCCTGTTGCAGAGGCAGTTTGATGTGGACATTCTTATCtcgggacacacacacaaatttgaaGCATTTgagcatgaaaataaattttacattaatcCAGGTTCTGCCACTGGAGCATATAATGCCTTGGAAAC aaacattATTCCTTCATTTGTGTTGATGGATATCCAGGCTTCTACAGTTGTCACTTATGTGTATCAGCTAATTGGAGATGATGTGAAAGTAGAACGAATTGAAtacaaaaaatcttaa